One genomic segment of Phalacrocorax carbo chromosome Z, bPhaCar2.1, whole genome shotgun sequence includes these proteins:
- the FRMPD1 gene encoding FERM and PDZ domain-containing protein 1: protein MEVLETNLIRTRKACRIEQMVAKWLHRSRDGSSRSRPSMTDSTSDGSGQPASHVKLTVTVYKDLVLHHYGFEICPNLPLTIASVTAGSTAEGKLQTGDQLLLINSTMVDNVSVEQAADIIREAGDELLLTVLRCTSGGPKSSFLTAEKRARLKTNPVKVRFAEEVLVNGHTQGNSLLYMPNILKVYLENGQTKAFRFETSTTVKDIVLTLKEKLSIRNIAHFALALEEQYNVAKIHLLHEEELIEQVVQKRESQDYRCLFRVCFVPKDPLDLLQEDPVAFEYLYLQSCSDVLQERFAVEMKCSVALRLAALHIQERIYTCAQPQKVSLKYIERDWGIENFISPTLLQNMRGKDIKKAISYHMKRNQVLLDPRQKHMLAAVQVRLSYLQILGDLKMYNGKIFNATLMLQDRESYVALLVGAKYGVSQIINNKLNIITSLAEFANISRVELTEESEKVSMVKIYLQDLKLLTLLLESTSAKDLVCLVIGYYRLFVDANVSIFTWGEKKQQLHRVSAEEGYESRTCSDSEDSWELDSSSEHCLGTRISYSSTHPVCSKEELGEVHSLEKDSTKPQTGESYQCDGGGNATDSTSEASDSANTESRGFKTSGSSDSMDALEEDELEACSSSRPEFFHFYTPTVQEMSGSDKNLFPICAARGSRRADSRDYFCFLQVPHAQEPRCEDSPSEQRVEDIDPSVLEPNRSEINTMGYYSLCYSVSPAGSMERSNISRSPQKSPWKDGSAQEEAPCGAEASDLILDPPPGFGDTSSEEEFYDAADRLSPPDALAAGYNMTSQEGIDNSSGILKKPRCYTLGENLTTRQTAREKQRKEKELTYAKSLRKRRSFLKTNYTSQVTFPLALPSSLQSCCSWPLPPPLLPQPPTPLSSENMKTDAALGLPPATQAQRDTASTNPSSDLMEMEPDTMETKSVTDSVVSSISAVRLQGDQHREETAGNAIHVNGGLQPSHAVHPPFLSLEEAVSLPGGQNRASQGSSSMKRNTGCLSEESCVTSRGWMSQVVLEEVGEVVAAQHKAGDVPPFLGQEVICPANEHTLPPSARGPSVASAHEVAQDQELLRTAGRQAACEEPDPAPCEERKPNHASHAEKSSDGALSPAKNRQMINKEALWKVHSKNHMGFPDATQLLTDCSSTSGVITRLSWLSFGVRTDLTSPSPSQERADIPPEVLASQKTSCCLGIDAIRREMQTSPAGPPFDRELVSSQGLDEGEPRKEAGNVAHKQPWPIQTPLPREQAAVLRKVSPLTPSLGLSTSSSSIPMDSFGERAGDHGASKHSFFCFNQKKDEQTRSDPIMTRSLGFSTGKTTSPPQLGMDKCSCQLSYISCFHRPDDSRESETTIPMCSMFLRPLTTPPSSSCSLPGTPVDSYPVSITRDVAWWDSHIQALSRLKDQAQMSPADFSCFLAYTTELQVLVGKLSGNQATHLQDQCAEEGAESKGALGLASRDLLSSCQDFLKTDQPLKELQGVLRVTFDHLVQLAVACFQVTHCQLCRQRQHELGAALMDVVATYHQLVQAVHQQLHRQGCPDLGTKLLARQHTALTAAMFCLMQQFRVRPLL, encoded by the exons ATGGAAGTTTTGGAGACTAACTTAATCCGGACACGCAAAGCATGTAGAATAGAGCAAATGGTAGCAAAATGGCTTCATCGCTCTCGGGATGGCTCATCCAG GAGCAGGCCATCTATGACAGACAGCACCAGTGATGGCAGTGGCCAGCCTGCCAGCCATGTCAAACTTACTGTCACAGTATACAAAGATTTGGTCCTCCATCACTATGGCTTTGAGATTTGTCCAAACCTTCCTCTTACGATTGCGTCTGTCACTGCAG GGAGCACCGCCGAAGGGAAGCTGCAGACGGGTGACCAGCTCCTTCTGATAAATTCTACCATGGTGGACAACGTGTCTGTCGAACAAGCGGCTGACATCATCAG GGAGGCCGGTGACGAGCTCCTCCTAACTGTCCTGCGCTGCACATCG GGCGGGCCTAAGTCATCATTTCTTACTGCAGAGAAGAGAGCAAGGCTAAAAACAAACCCTGTGAAAGTACGCTTCGCGGAGGAAGTGCTGGTGAATGGACACACACAG GGGAATTCTCTTCTTTATATGCCCAACATTCTCAAGGTGTACTTGGAAAATGGACAGACGAAGGCTTTCAGGTTTGAGACGAGCACTACTGTGAAG GATATTGTTCTTACCTTGAAGGAGAAGCTCTCTATCCGGAACATCGCACACTTTGCCCTCGCTCTGGAGGAGCAGTACAATGTGGCCAAGATTCACCTGCTGCATGAGGAAGAGCTCATCGAGCAG GTGGTCCAAAAAAGAGAATCTCAGGACTACCGGTGCCTCTTCAGAGTTTGCTTTGTCCCAAAGGATCCCTTAGACCTCCTGCAGGAAGACCCAGTTGCCTTCGAATATCTCTACCTGCAG AGCTGCAGCGATGTGCTTCAGGAAAGATTTGCTGTGGAAATGAAATGCAGTGTGGCATTACGTCTGGCTGCTCTGCATATACAGGAGAGGATCTATACTTGTGCTCAGCCGCAGAAAGTATCCTTGAAATACATTGA GAGGGACTGGGGAATTGAAAACTTCATCTCACCAACTTTGCTTCAAAACATGAGAGGAAAGGATATCAAGAAAGCCATCAGCTACCACATGAAGCGGAACCAGGTGCTACTGGACCCTCGGCAGAAG CATATGCTTGCAGCAGTCCAAGTGCGCCTGAGCTACCTGCAAATACTGGGAGACCTGAAGATGTACAATGGGAAGATCTTTAATGCCACCCTGATG CTACAGGACAGAGAATCATATGTTGCCTTGCTGGTGGGTGCCAAGTACGGGGTGAGCCAGATTATCAATAATAAACTCAACATCATAACAAGTTTGGCAGAGTTTGCAAACATCAGCAGGGTGGAGCTTACAGAGGAGTCTGAAAAAGTGAGCATGGTGAAAATCTACCTGCAGGATCTGAAG ctgctgacTCTGCTGCTGGAATCAACCAGTGCAAAAGATCTTGTCTGCCTCGTCATTGGCTATTACAGACTGTTCGTGGATGCAAATGTCTCCATATTTacctggggagagaaaaaacagcaaCTGCACCGTGTCTCAGCTGaagaag GGTATGAATCTCGAACCTGCAGTGACTCTGAAGACTCCTGGGAGCTGGATTCCTCCTCGGAGCATTGCTTGGGCACCCGTATATCATACAGCAGCACCCATCCTGTGTGCAgcaaggaggagctgggagaagtccacagcctggagaaggaCAGCACAAAGCCCCAAACTGGAGAGAGTTACCAATGCGATGGAGGTGGCAATGCAACAGACAGCACGTCCGAGGCTTCAGATTCAGCCAACACCGAGAGCCGAGGGTTTAAGACAAGTGGCTCCAGTGACTCTATGGATGCACTGGAGGAAGATGAGTTGGAGGCTTGCTCTTCCTCCAGGCCGGAGTTCTTCCACTTCTACACACCAACAGTGCAGGAGATGAGTGGCTCAGACAAGAACCTCTTCCCCATTTGTGCTGCAAGAGGCTCCAGGAGAGCAGATAGCAGAGACTACTTCTGTTTCTTGCAAGTACCACATGCACAGGAGCCTAGGTGTGAAGACAGCCCCTCTGAGCAGAGAGTGGAGGACATTGATCCATCTGTGCTGGAGCCCAACCGGTCTGAGATAAACACCATGGGCTATTACAGCCTGTGCTACAGTGTATCCCCTGCAGGCAGCATGGAGAGGAGCAACATCAGTCGCAGCCCTCAGAAAAGTCCTTGGAAAGATGGGTCTGCCCAGGAAGAGGCACCATGTGGAGCAGAGGCAAGTGACCTAATTTTGGACCCACCCCCCGGCTTTGGTGACACCAGTTCTGAGGAAGAGTTCTATGATGCTGCAGACAGGCTCAGCCCTCCGGATGCCCTGGCAG CAGGCTACAATATGACATCCCAGGAGGGTATAGACAACTCCTCTGGCATCCTAAAGAAACCAAGGTGCTACACCCTTGGGGAAAACCTGACGACAAGGCAGACAGCAagggagaaacaaagaaaggagaaggagcTGACATATGCCAAGAGCCTGAGGAAGAGAAGATCTTTCCTGAAAACCAATTACACCTCACAGGTCACTTTCCCCTTGGCTTTGCCgagctctctgcagagctgctgctcttggcCACTCCCCCCACCACTCCTACCTCAGCCCCCCACTCCACTCTCCTCAGAGAACATGAAGACAGATGCAGCGCTGGGACTTCCTCCTGCCACCCAGGCCCAGAGAGACACTGCTAGCACAAACCCATCCTCTGACCTGATGGAAATGGAGCCTGACACCATGGAAACAAAATCAGTGACTGACTCGGTGGTTTCTTCCATTTCAGCTGTTCGCCTGCAGGGTGaccagcacagggaggagactgCAGGCAATGCCATACATGTGAACGGTGGCCTCCAACCTTCACATGCTGTACATCCACCTTTCTTGTCCCTAGAGGAAGCTGTGTCCCTCCCTGGGGGGCAAAACAGAGCTTCCCAGGGAAGTTCCTCCATGAAGAGAAATACTGGGTGTTTGAGTGAGGAGAGCTGTGTGACCAGCAGAGGCTGGATGTCCCAAGTGGTACTGGAGGAGGTGGGTGAGGTGGTGGCAGCCCAGCACAAAGCTGGTGATGTACCCCCATTCCTGGGCCAAGAGGTGATCTGCCCTGCTAATGAACACACCCTGCCGCCATCAGCTCGTGGCCCCAGCGTGGCCTCTGCCCATGAGGTGGCCCAGGACCAGGAACTGCTCCGCACTGCTGGGAGGCAAGCAGCATGTGAGGAGCCTGACCCAGCTCcctgtgaagaaagaaaacctaatCATGCCAGCCATGCTGAAAAGAGCAGTGACGGTGCCTTGTCACcagcaaaaaacagacaaatGATAAACAAGGAGGCCTTATGGAAAGTGCACAGTAAAAATCACATGGGTTTTCCAGATGCAACCCAGCTGTTAACAGATTGCAGCAGCACTTCAGGGGTTATAACTCGCCTCTCCTGGCTTTCATTTGGGGTGAGAACAGACCTCACATCACCCAGCCCATCTCAGGAAAGGGCAGATATCCCACCAGAGGTTTTGGCCTCTCAGAAAACCAGTTGCTGCCTGGGGATTGATGCTATCAGGAGGGAGATGCAGACATCCCCAGCTGGACCACCCTTTGACAGAGAGTTGGTAAGCAGCCAGGGGCTGGATGAAGGAGAGCCcagaaaagaagcaggaaatgTGGCTCATAAACAGCCATGGCCTATTCAGACTCCACTTCCCAGAGAACAGGCTGCTGTGTTGAGGAAGGTTTCTCCTCTGACTCCATCTCTAGGGCTTTCCACCTCCTCAAGCTCAATTCCCATGGACTCCTTCGGGGAAAGAGCAGGAGACCATGGGGCTTCAAAACACTCCTTCTTCTGCTTTAACCAGAAGAAGGATGAGCAGACCCGTTCTGACCCTATCATGACTAGGTCCTTGGGTTTTTCCACAGGGAAGACAACATCGCCACCACAGCTTGGGATGGACAAATGCAGTTGCCAGCTGTCCTATATCAGCTGCTTCCACAGGCCTGATGACAGTAGGGAATCTGAAACCACTATCCCCATGTGCAGCATGTTTCTGAGACCCCTCACCACCCCACCATCCAGCAGCTGTAGTCTTCCTGGGACCCCTGTGGACAGCTACCCAGTCTCCATTACTAGGGATGTGGCATGGTGGGACTCTCATATCCAAGCCCTCAGCCGGCTGAAGGACCAAGCACAGATGAGCCCTGCAGATTTCTCCTGCTTCCTAGCCTATACCACAGAGCTTCAGGTGCTTGTGGGGAAGCTTTCTGGGAACCAAGCAACCCACCTGCAAGACCAATGTGCAGAGGAGGGTGCTGAGAGCAAGGGTGCCCTTGGCTTAGCCTCCCGGGACCTGCTGTCCAGTTGCCAGgactttctgaaaacagaccAGCCCCTCAAAGAGCTGCAGGGTGTGCTAAGGGTGACATTCGACCACCTGGTTCAGCTGGCAGTGGCCTGCTTCCAGGTGACACACTGCCAGctgtgcaggcagaggcagcacgAGCTTGGGGCTGCACTCATGGATGTGGTGGCCACTTACCACCAGCTTGTGCAGGCTGTTCACCAGCAGCTTCACAGGCAAGGCTGCCCAGACCTGGGTACCAAGCTCCTCGCCCGCCAACACACAGCCCTTACAGCTGCCATGTTTTGTCTCATGCAGCAGTTCAGGGTACGCCCATTGTTGTGA
- the TRMT10B gene encoding tRNA methyltransferase 10 homolog B, which yields MAGGGADGGGCSSVEPEGDVAVACEALRLLRIEPSAFGPGAGRAGGTARCSRNVLRKRRRWERVLAAKKGKRRQERERSRARWAEGPGAASRDGGRALAALAKERLLEAKVSGPRLCVDLGVADRMTQKETSRLASQIRRLYGANRRAKKPFWLCLTEFVVGSLIYEECFRMNDGFSNYLMDTTQESYLDLFPLDAIVYLTPDSENVLEDIDPNKVYILGGLVDESIHKKLTLQRAQEQSLQTARLPIREYMVKNVNTKNYHSETLAINQVFDVLSTYYDTQSWPAALKAGVSSGKGYVLRDAVK from the exons atggcgggcggcggcgccgaCGGCGGTGGGTGCTCATCGGTGGAGCCTGAGGGTGATGTGGCGGTGGCCTGCGAGGCCCTCCGCCTGCTGCGGATCGAGCCCTCGGCCTTCGGtcccggcgcggggcgggcgggcggcacGGCGCGGTGCTCG AGGAACGTGCTGCGGAAGCGGAGGCGCTGGGAGCGGGTGCTGGCGGCGAAGAAGGGGAAGCGGCGGCAGGAGCGGGAGAGGAGCAGGGCCCGGTGGGCCGAGGGCCCAG GGGCTGCCAGCCGGGACGGCGGGAGGGCTTTGGCCGCCCTTGCCAAGGAGCGCCTTCTGGAAGCCAAGGTGTCGGGGCCCCGGCTCTGCGTGGACCTCGGCGTGGCCGACCGCATGACACAGAAG GAAACAAGCCGCCTCGCCTCGCAGATCAGGAGACTCTACGGGGCAAACAGACGGGCCAAGAAGCCATTTTGGCTCTGTCTGACGGAGTTTGTGGTGGGCTCCTTGATCTATGAGGAGTGTTTTCGCATGAACGACGGCTTCTCCAATTATTTG ATGGATACAACTCAAGAAAGTTACCTGGACCTGTTTCCTTTAGATGCAATTGTTTATCTCACTCCTGACTCTGAGAAtg TGCTTGAAGATATAGATCCAAATAAAGTGTACATCCTCGGAGGCCTGGTGGATGAAAGTATTCACAAG AAGCTGACTCTGCAAAGGGCACAAGAGCAGTCCTTGCAAACAGCCCGCCTCCCCATTCGCGAGTACATGGTGAAAAATGTTAATACCAAGAACTACCACTCGGAGACACTGGCAATTAATCAAG TCTTTGATGTCTTATCAACTTACTATGATACCCAAAGCTGGCCAGCAGCCTTGAAAGCTGGAGTCTCATCTGGAAAAGGCTATGTGCTACGAGATGCAGTGAAATAA